One window of Nymphaea colorata isolate Beijing-Zhang1983 chromosome 1, ASM883128v2, whole genome shotgun sequence genomic DNA carries:
- the LOC126410026 gene encoding uncharacterized mitochondrial protein AtMg00810-like produces the protein MGTIRVIISLVVSHGWNLHQLDVKNVFLHGFLKEEVYMEQPLGYATNDPTKWVCKLQKSLHGLKQTSPSWFDRFSLHIQQAGFLRNSLGHSLFIYHSCEVTTWLLIYVDDIVLIENSSCHMSHVKEVLQQEFKMKDLSELRYFLGVELDRKGDTLTLTQHKYTLDILDRTSMTNCKPINTPSVLNTKLNVSNGSDAYPNPSFYRSIVGMLQYLTFTHPDIVYVVNQVSQFMHAPTKGHMDATKRILCYLKATLGDGLIYTRQSTVLHGHNISTYTDANWAGDPHDKRSVSSYCLFLDFNLICWSSRNQRAVARSSTEVDYTAMTAGTTEASWLRHLLGELSLPIAQSFRFCHNQSAIKIAFNPVLHNRTKHIEIDQHFIRQKVAEDEIVSTYISTSEQVADLFTKGLTRHHFWELKNKLCVKDTKKGFSEILGS, from the coding sequence atgggaacgatccgggttatcatctctcttgtcGTCTCACATGGTTGGAATTTAcatcagttggatgttaaaaatgtttttcttcatggtttTTTAAAGGAAGAAGTTTACATGGAACAACCTCTAGGATATGCTACCaatgatccaaccaaatgggtgtgcaaattacaaaaatcgcTGCATGGGCTTAAGCAAACATCTCcttcatggttcgatagattttccctCCATATACAACAGGCTGGTTTCCTCAGAAATTCACTTGGtcattccttattcatctatcattcatgtgaagttaccacttggctactcatatatgtagatgacatagttcttattgaaaactcttcatgtcatatgtcccatgttaaggaggtattgcaacaagaattcaagatgaaggatctcagcgaactacgatatttcttgggtgttgagcttgatagaaaaggtgacacattaactcttacacaacataaatacactcttgatattttggataggacaagtatgacaaattgcaagcccataaatacacctagtgttctcaacacaaaattaaatgtcTCTAATGGGAGTGATGCCTAcccaaatcctagtttctatcggagtatagttggcatgttgcaatatctcacttttacacacccagacatagtatatgttgtgaatcaagtctctcagtttatgcacGCACCCACAAaagggcatatggatgctaccaaacgtATTTTGTGTTAtcttaaggctactcttggggatggactcatctacacaagacagtcaactgttttgcatggccacaacatttccacttatactgatgcaaattgggcaggtgatccacACGATAAACGATCAGTTTCCAgttattgtctcttccttgatttcaatcttatttgttggagtagcaggaaTCAGCGTGCAGTTGccagatctagcactgaggtAGATTATACGGCAATGACTGCAGGCACAACTGAAGCctcatggttacgtcatctaCTTGGGGAACTCTCTCTTCCCATTGCTCAGTCATTTCGATTTTGTCACAACCAAAGCGCGATCAAGATTGCCTTCAATCctgttctacataatcgcactaagcatatagagattgatcaacacttcattcgtcaaaaggttgcAGAAGACGAGATTGTTTCCACTTATATATCCACGTCTGAACAAgtggctgatctttttaccaagggaCTCACAAGGCAccatttctgggaattgaagaacaagttgtgtgttaaagatacaaaaaagg